CCTTATCAACGACATCGCGGCTCGGCGGCTAAGTCTTGAACCACtagaaatggaagaagtagCGACGCAAGTTACTGGCAGTTGCGGCCTCCATTCTCAATTAGATGGATTTGTCGCGAGGCGGCTGGTCGGCTTCCGCCCACTGTTTTGGGACAATGTTCGGCTCGCAAGTACAATGGATGAACGTTGCTGAAGTATATAGGTCACCCCAAACGCATCCATTGACGCTATCTTTATCTCTCAACTCAGTCAGGtatcctcaatctccacCCACCAAAAATCCATTCCAAacttctctcttcatcatgGTTACATCCGTAGTTAGCTCAGTTAATGATAGCTTTGACGGTCTCACTATCGCACCCGAAGCCGACGTTGTCATCATCGGTGCAGGTCTTGCAGGCCTCTGTGCCGCACGTTCACTTCACGAGGCCGGGAAGCGAGTAGTCGTACTCGAAGCCAGAGGCCGAGTCAGTATACCTCGACATGTTTTCTTAATGAAGCTGACGAGCAATAGGTTGGTGGTAAGACTCTTACTGTGACAAGCAAGTCTGGAGGTCGTGTGGACGTCGGCGGCGCATGGGTTAACGAGTGAGTGACCAATCAAGTGGAAAGATGAGCTAATTCCCGCTAGGCATACCCAGCCAGAGGTCTGCAAGCTCAATAAGGAGGCAGGGAACATTCTCTTCAAACAGCGCGTGCTAGGTACCACATGCTGGGAGTTATCAGAGGACCGACAACTTCGTTACTATGATGGTGAGTAACCCTACAGTTGCTGCAAGGAACATTCTGACTTTTTCCAGatggtggtgttggtgaCAACTCTCCAATCCCtcttgaaggtgaagaactCGAAGACTACAATCGAATTTTCAAGGAGCTCGACCGCTTGTCGCGAACTGTCAATCTTGAGAACCCCAATAGCACCCCTGACGCTGTCGAATATGACTCTATCACTGTTGCCAACTGGCTTAATCAAATGGATGCGGGCCAAATCAGCCGACAAGCTCTTACACCTCTTGTCCGAGCTTTGGTTGGTGCTGAGATGCATGAGACCCCTCTCTTCTACTTCTTGCACTACGCTAAGACCGCCAGTAAGCCGTATCTAAAGGAGATTCTCCTTATCACGTAGCTGAAACATTTTGTATAGAGGGGTTCTTTGATTTGATTGCCGCAGATGAGACTGGCGGTCAATTCCAACGTACTCGTTACGGAAACCAGACTATGTCAACTTGGATCCAGAACCACGTCCTTCCTCCAGGAGCAGTCAAGCTCAACGCCGCCGCTCATCAGATCATCCAAAGTCCCGATGGAGAGTCTGTTCGAGTCATTACTCGTGATGGTCGTCAGTTCACTGGTCGACGTGTGATTTGTGCTATTCCTACACCGTTGTACCCCAACATTGTCTGGCAGCCATCTCTTCCGGTTGATAAGACGCTTCTGGTTCAAAGGTCTTTCCTTGGTACCTACACCAAGGTAGTTTTATTGTACGAAAAGGCTTGGTGGCTCGAAGCCGGGTTCTCAGGCTTTGCGCTTTCTTCCGAATGGCCCCTCTCGCTAGTCTTTGACACTTGCGACGGCTGGTATGGGTCTGATGACCCTTCTCTTCGACCTCGCCAACACTCTCTGTCGTGTTTTGTTGTTGCCGCCAATGGTGTTGCCTTTTCAGAGCTTTCACGTGATCGAAGGGAACAAGTCGTCAAACAACAAGTCGCTCGTATGATCGGTAGTCCCGAATTAGTTAACAATACGATCGAGGTGCTTGAGTTCCAGTGGatcaaggaagagtttAGTCAAGGTGCGCCTTGCCCTGTTACCGCGACTGGAGCCTTCACACTTTACGGTGACTCACTTGCGCGACCACACGGGCTTGTTCACTTTGCGGGTTCTGAGTTGTCAGATGTCTGGAAGGGGTACATGGAAGGTGCTATCATCTCTGGCCGGAACACTGCGAAAGAAGTTTTGGAATTGCTTTGATAACAATTGGGAGTATCGTTTGAATGCATTAGTACATGTATCTTGTCTTATGTATCAAATAGAGAGCGAAGGGGGATTGTCTGGCTCGGCAATGGAAGGGCAAAAGCGAAATTCTCAGGACAGCTATAATTAATGGTGCATGAGACCTGTTTCATTCAGCTAGTCGAGTGGAGGCAATCATGGCAACTTTGCATCCTGTATGCCACTTGTCAAGCTCGGCGAATGACACAAGCTGACTTACAAACTCTTCAAGACGGCGGGGcaagaaacaagaagaCGAAACGAAAAGACTGGGTTCATGCTGGCAATTACCTCTGCGCCAGCTAAACAACAGTCTGCTTGTGCGATCGCGACACGGCAACAGTTTTAGGTTTTGTTATTCTTTCTATATCTCGTCCACATTCCAGATCACGACGACAGGTATCCTTACTGTTACTGTAATAATAATCCTCCGTAAACTGGCAATCTCAAGAGAATTTGAGCCAGTATTAGAGCTTCTCAGCGCATCTCTCGACGCTAAATACGGGTGCCCTTGAAAATGTGTCCCATAGTATTTCGAAGTTTATGTCATGTTCATTATTCACGTATGCCGAACTTTTGAAAAAGATTATGGCGGATGTCCACTTGCAACATACGTACGTCCATCACTCTGTTACCCAGGGATTTGGAGGTGTCGCTTTGTAAAGTCGTTGGGGAACCGGAAGGTTCGTGTCCATTGGTCGCTGTGCAACACCTGGGTCTGCGTTGCTGTAGCAATTGTGATGATGGCGCGTGTTACAAAATGTGATACAGCAGGTCATATAAATTGAAGAAACCTTTGAAGATCATCAGCAGGAAGTCACCTGCGCGCTACCTAACGGCCGTCGGCGATGACCGTCGATATGGATTTCGGATTGTGCCTGAATGAGCACGCCATGGTCGACTTTGATAATTCCCGATCTTTTCCAGCATTCCAGGTTCGTCGTCACTCGCGAACACATCTATCTGCTCGCTCTTCCCTCCACATCTCCTACAAAACCATCGAAACATGGTCGCCTCTAGATCAGCAAGCATCCTGCGCTCAGTCCGCCCTGCTACCCTTTCAAGCAGGGCCTATGCTACCGTCGCTCCTGTCTTAAGCAAGCCAGTTAACGGTTTTGTTGGGGCCATCGGAAACACTCCTTTGGTAGGTCGTCTCTGACTGAGCTCGTATACTAACTTACGCTCCTAGATCCGACTCAACCGTCTCTCTGAGGAGACGGGCTGCAATATCCTTGCCAAGGCCGAGTTCATGTCCCCCGGTGGTTCCATCAAGGATCGAGCTGCCCTTTACCTCGTCCAGGACGCCGAAGAGAAAGGTCTTATCCGACCTGGTGGCACCGTTGTCGAGGGTACCGCCGGTAACACTGGTATTGGTCTTGCCCACGTCTGCAGGTCCAAGGGATACAATTGTGTCATCTACATGCCCGACACTCAATctcaggagaagattgactTGTTAAGGATGTTGGGTGCAGACGTCAGGCCTGTCCCTGGTATGCCTTGTTCTGGCCTCCTTTATGAGTCTTACGCTAACCGCTGATTTGTAGCTGTCGCATTTGATAACCCTCAGAACTACAATCATCAGGCAGCCCGATACGCTGCTTCCCTCGAGAACGCAGTCTGGACCAACCAGTTTGACAATGTCGCCAACCGAAACGCCCACATCGTCTCTACCGGTCCTGAAATCTGGGAACAAACCGATGGCGGCAAGCTCGACGCTTTCATTTGTTCTACCGGTACTGGTGGTACCCTTGCTGGTGTGACCAGGTATTTGACTGAGAAGAGCAACGGACGTGTTGAGGCTTGGTTGGCGGACCCTCCTGGAAGTGTGTTGTTCAATTTGGTTGAAAACGGTGAGCTTAAGCGAGAAGGTAATGGCTCTATCACCGAGGGTAAGTCATACGTGTAAACTCCACTATCTTATTTAACCTTCCTGTAAAGGTATCGGACAAGGTCGAGTCACCAGCAACCTTGCGCCcgacctctctctcctATCCGGCGCTATCCACGTCCCCGACTCTGCTTCCATTAATATGATCTACCGACTTctcgatgaggaaggttTGTACGTTGGTGCTTCCTCCGCTCTCAACGTCTGGGCCGCTGCCGAGCTCGCCAagcgaaaaggaaagggcagCACCGTCGTCACTGTTCTCTGTGATGGTGCTTACCGGTAAGTCTACATACACGATAAAGGCGAGTTGTGGCTAATGAAATTTTAGATACCAGGCTCGTTTGTTCTCTCGGGTCTGGCTCGAATCTAAGGGCCTAGTCTCTCATATCCCGGACCATCTCCAAAAGTACATTGTTCTTCCTTAAACCGTTTAATTTTCACGACATATGCATGTATACACAGATCTAGACATTGGATTGCAATTGTGGCATGTTGCCAAAATCTTTCAGAAGTGCAATTATACATCACTTCGAAACATCGGCAGCCAAATCTACATGCTCGCCTTGACAAGGTTCACCAACCCCGTCACCCTTCCAGGAATACCAGGAGCGTAGGCAAGGTCTACTAAACCCTTCAAGAACTGCCAAGCGGTCCCATCTTCCGACAATGGGAAATCTGGCATTGCGTGTCAGTTTATTGATATCAAAATTtgggaagaatggaaggcATACCGACAGGCCGAGGTATGGTTGTCCTAATCCAAGAAAAGAATCGGTCTTCGGTAATTGCCTTGATGGAACATAGGGATCgtaatccttcttcaccgccTATCAGACATTTTATCAGAAGAAATTCAGGTCGACTTGAAACCAGGATTTACCAAAACGACCGTGACCACTAGCTTTCACACCTCCGAAAGGCATTGCCTGATTGAGGTAGAAAACGCCCTGTACCAAGGTTATCAGCTTCATCTGTCTTTCCTCGTTCCAGTCTTTATAATACCGCACTCACAAAGCTAATTGTTATGTCAGCACATACCTCATACGACGGAATAACTGTACTTACTCA
Above is a window of Cryptococcus tetragattii IND107 chromosome 1, whole genome shotgun sequence DNA encoding:
- a CDS encoding cysteine synthase produces the protein MVASRSASILRSVRPATLSSRAYATVAPVLSKPVNGFVGAIGNTPLIRLNRLSEETGCNILAKAEFMSPGGSIKDRAALYLVQDAEEKGLIRPGGTVVEGTAGNTGIGLAHVCRSKGYNCVIYMPDTQSQEKIDLLRMLGADVRPVPAVAFDNPQNYNHQAARYAASLENAVWTNQFDNVANRNAHIVSTGPEIWEQTDGGKLDAFICSTGTGGTLAGVTRYLTEKSNGRVEAWLADPPGSVLFNLVENGELKREGNGSITEGIGQGRVTSNLAPDLSLLSGAIHVPDSASINMIYRLLDEEGLYVGASSALNVWAAAELAKRKGKGSTVVTVLCDGAYRYQARLFSRVWLESKGLVSHIPDHLQKYIVLP